The following are from one region of the Actinopolyspora halophila DSM 43834 genome:
- a CDS encoding formate/nitrite transporter family protein → MATGDQDGDQLRTDSKGRHAPLREDEVERAFDALVARGRPRLFRTVAELLASGVIAGMEISLGVLAFLAVEEATGSELLAGLAFGVGFIALLLGNSELFTEGFLVPIAVVLAKEAGWWRLLRFWGITLFGNLLGGWLTMWMVVVAFPKLGSTAVATGRTFAESGFTLRTFLLAVLAGSVMTLLTRMRIGTSDDVARVIASLTTALLVAGLSMYHSVLDTLFLFGGIHAGAGYGYGTWIAFFGWTVLGNAVGGIGLTSFLRLVRSHERLYEWRHTAPESNRP, encoded by the coding sequence ATGGCTACCGGAGATCAGGACGGCGACCAGCTGCGGACCGACAGCAAGGGCAGGCACGCTCCGCTGCGCGAGGACGAGGTGGAGCGGGCGTTCGACGCGCTCGTGGCCCGTGGTCGTCCGAGGCTCTTCCGGACCGTTGCCGAGCTGCTGGCCAGCGGAGTCATAGCCGGAATGGAGATATCGCTGGGAGTGCTCGCCTTCCTGGCCGTCGAGGAGGCGACCGGAAGCGAACTGTTGGCCGGACTGGCCTTCGGGGTGGGGTTCATAGCTCTGCTGCTGGGTAACAGCGAGCTGTTCACCGAGGGATTCCTGGTTCCGATCGCAGTGGTGCTCGCGAAGGAGGCGGGCTGGTGGCGGCTGTTGCGGTTCTGGGGGATCACGCTGTTCGGAAACCTGCTCGGGGGATGGTTGACCATGTGGATGGTGGTGGTCGCCTTCCCGAAGCTGGGGTCCACGGCGGTGGCGACCGGGCGCACCTTCGCCGAGTCCGGTTTCACCCTGCGCACTTTCCTGCTCGCCGTGCTGGCCGGAAGCGTGATGACCCTGTTGACCAGGATGCGCATCGGCACCTCCGACGACGTGGCACGCGTGATCGCCTCGCTGACCACGGCTTTGCTGGTGGCGGGGTTGAGCATGTACCACTCGGTGCTGGACACCCTGTTCCTGTTCGGAGGCATTCACGCGGGTGCGGGCTACGGCTACGGGACGTGGATAGCGTTCTTCGGCTGGACCGTGCTGGGCAACGCCGTGGGCGGCATAGGACTCACGAGCTTCCTGCGCTTGGTGCGCAGTCACGAGCGACTCTACGAGTGGCGACACACCGCCCCGGAGAGCAACCGTCCCTGA